The Alteriqipengyuania halimionae genome contains a region encoding:
- the cysS gene encoding cysteine--tRNA ligase: MSETPLKLFNSLTRAIETFTPVHEGEARVYTCGPTVYNYPHIGNMRAYVFADVLGRTLSWHGYKLTHVINITDVGHLTDDADAGEDKMEKMAAQKAQSIWDIAKHYTEAYWDDVKALNIRQPAHWSVATDYIEDMLDFARSIADKHCYELDSGLYFDVSTVADYGRLARAVTDEGEGRIETVEGKRNAADFAIWRTTPAGETRQMEWDSPWGRGAPGWHLECSVMGGKLLGFPFDIHTGGIDHREIHHPNEIAQNQAFCGCGGLDDAAHSGARIWMHNNFLVERSGKMSKSSGEFLRLQLLVDKGYHPLAYRMMCLQAHYRSELEFSWEGLGAALTRLKRMVMQAGRLADAEAGDPSHPKFAALLEKFDAAISDDLNTSIALTALEEALAVKKVDAGVKRAVIERMDAVLGLGLMELTRKDLRVRPKNAEITEADIEQALSDRKAARAEKDFAKSDAIRDDLAAKGVEVMDGDRLGWEWRLTS; this comes from the coding sequence ATGTCTGAAACGCCGCTAAAACTGTTCAACTCGCTCACTCGCGCAATCGAAACCTTCACCCCCGTCCACGAGGGCGAGGCGCGCGTCTATACGTGCGGGCCGACGGTCTACAATTACCCTCATATCGGCAATATGCGCGCCTATGTGTTCGCCGATGTGCTGGGCCGGACGCTGAGCTGGCATGGCTACAAGCTGACCCATGTCATCAACATCACCGATGTCGGCCACCTGACCGACGATGCCGATGCGGGCGAGGACAAGATGGAGAAGATGGCGGCGCAAAAGGCGCAGTCGATCTGGGACATCGCAAAGCACTACACCGAGGCCTATTGGGACGATGTGAAGGCGCTCAATATCCGGCAGCCTGCGCACTGGTCGGTGGCGACCGATTACATCGAGGACATGCTCGACTTCGCCAGGTCGATCGCCGACAAGCATTGCTACGAACTCGATAGCGGGCTCTATTTCGATGTCTCGACGGTCGCGGATTACGGGCGGCTGGCGCGCGCGGTGACCGACGAAGGGGAGGGCCGGATCGAGACGGTCGAGGGCAAGCGCAACGCCGCCGATTTCGCGATCTGGCGCACAACGCCCGCAGGCGAGACCCGCCAGATGGAATGGGACAGCCCGTGGGGCCGCGGCGCGCCGGGTTGGCATCTCGAATGCTCGGTGATGGGCGGCAAGCTGCTCGGCTTCCCGTTCGACATCCACACCGGCGGGATCGACCACCGCGAGATCCACCACCCCAACGAGATCGCGCAAAACCAGGCCTTCTGCGGCTGCGGCGGACTGGATGATGCCGCGCATTCGGGCGCGCGCATCTGGATGCACAACAACTTCCTGGTCGAGCGATCGGGCAAGATGAGCAAGTCGTCGGGCGAGTTCCTGCGGCTGCAATTGCTGGTCGACAAGGGCTATCACCCGCTCGCCTACCGCATGATGTGCCTGCAGGCGCATTACCGCAGCGAGCTTGAATTCTCGTGGGAAGGCCTCGGCGCGGCGCTGACGCGGTTGAAGCGGATGGTGATGCAGGCAGGGCGCCTCGCCGATGCGGAGGCGGGCGATCCGTCGCACCCCAAATTCGCGGCGCTGCTCGAAAAGTTCGACGCGGCGATCAGCGACGATCTCAACACCTCGATCGCGCTGACGGCGCTCGAGGAAGCGCTCGCGGTCAAGAAGGTCGATGCCGGCGTCAAACGCGCGGTGATCGAGCGGATGGACGCCGTGCTCGGCCTCGGCCTGATGGAGCTGACCCGCAAGGACCTGCGCGTGCGTCCGAAGAATGCCGAAATCACCGAAGCCGACATCGAACAGGCACTATCCGACCGCAAGGCCGCGCGGGCGGAGAAGGACTTCGCCAAATCCGACGCGATTCGCGACGACCTCGCCGCCAAGGGCGTCGAGGTGATGGATGGCGACCGGCTCGGCTGGGAATGGAGACTGACATCATGA
- a CDS encoding nitroreductase produces MKVTEAVQSRRSVRAFTDQPVELETLRRVLDTARWAPSGCNYQPWEATVLTGEPLEALRAKLRQSEMQKPEYDWDAPKQEDRYKRRLYELSASMFQALGVAREDTQGRMAAMARNTESFGAPALLLCYFPRLMKEAQWSDTGMWLQTVMLLLREAGLDSCPQEYMAYFAEPIMEHIGVSRETHMFFCGLAIGYRDEDAAVNNFERDRVPLDETIRWQGW; encoded by the coding sequence ATGAAAGTAACTGAAGCCGTCCAATCGCGCCGCTCGGTGCGTGCGTTTACCGATCAGCCGGTCGAGCTCGAAACGCTGCGCCGGGTGCTCGACACCGCGCGCTGGGCGCCGTCGGGGTGCAATTACCAGCCGTGGGAAGCGACCGTGCTGACCGGCGAGCCGCTCGAGGCCTTGCGCGCAAAGCTACGCCAGTCCGAGATGCAGAAGCCCGAATACGATTGGGACGCGCCCAAGCAGGAGGATCGCTACAAGCGTCGCCTGTATGAATTGTCGGCCAGCATGTTCCAGGCGCTGGGGGTCGCGCGCGAGGACACGCAGGGGCGGATGGCGGCGATGGCGCGCAACACCGAGAGTTTCGGCGCACCCGCCCTCCTGCTATGCTATTTCCCGCGCCTGATGAAGGAGGCGCAGTGGTCCGACACCGGCATGTGGTTGCAAACCGTCATGCTGCTGTTGCGCGAGGCGGGGCTCGATAGCTGCCCGCAGGAATACATGGCCTATTTCGCCGAACCGATCATGGAGCATATCGGCGTCAGCCGCGAGACGCACATGTTCTTCTGCGGCCTCGCCATCGGCTATCGCGACGAGGACGCGGCGGTGAACAATTTTGAGCGCGACCGAGTGCCGCTGGACGAAACCATTCGCTGGCAGGGTTGGTAG
- the cobT gene encoding cobaltochelatase subunit CobT produces MTDRSPLDDFRNALAVAARAVAQEDEVELAWTSDQPSASGKSMRVPMPGREIEARAARRARGAADGFALRLRHHDDALHAAKMPRDPLARAAYEAVEQVRYEALGARSYAGIGDNLDAALEERLARDPITRADAPDEVPLSTALSLMLREKLTGRPIPEVAQHGVNLMRERIEAQAGADFDALASSLEDQEAFQQLSLDMLRHLQLDMPEEADPDGETGEDEDGEEDTSEEDTDAPDEGDAQPSPDMAQDARGEEQEGEAEGEMSDAESEGEPAEDGEEGMMPVRPNRPWDEPPGGLDYRVFTDRFDETVEAGELCDNEELGRLRAYLDSQLQGLQGVVTKLANRLQRRLMAQQNRSWDFDQEEGLLDAARLARVVISPGQSLSYKVEREQEFKDTVVTLLIDNSGSMRGRPISIAAISADVLARTLERCGVKTEILGFTTRAWKGGQSREAWLADGKPAHPGRLNDLRHIVYKQADQPWRHAKKNLGLMMREGILKENIDGEALVWAHRRLIGRPEERRILMVISDGAPVDDSTLSVNHAGYLEAHLRGVIDWIEKQSPVQLVAIGIGHDVTRYYKRAVTIMDVEQLGGTMIEQLAGLFEDEG; encoded by the coding sequence ATGACCGACCGCTCTCCTCTCGACGATTTCCGCAACGCGCTGGCCGTGGCCGCGCGTGCGGTGGCGCAGGAAGACGAGGTCGAGCTTGCCTGGACCTCGGACCAGCCGAGTGCGAGCGGCAAATCGATGCGCGTTCCGATGCCGGGGCGCGAGATCGAGGCGCGGGCGGCCCGGCGCGCGCGCGGCGCGGCGGATGGCTTTGCACTGCGGCTGCGCCATCACGACGATGCGCTTCACGCCGCGAAGATGCCGCGTGATCCGCTGGCGCGGGCGGCGTACGAAGCGGTCGAGCAGGTTCGCTACGAAGCGCTGGGCGCGCGCAGCTATGCCGGGATCGGCGATAATCTCGACGCCGCGCTCGAAGAGCGACTGGCGCGCGATCCGATCACCCGCGCCGATGCGCCCGACGAAGTGCCGCTCTCGACCGCGCTATCGCTGATGCTGCGCGAAAAGCTGACCGGGCGTCCGATCCCCGAAGTGGCGCAGCACGGCGTCAATCTGATGCGCGAGCGGATCGAGGCTCAGGCGGGTGCGGATTTCGACGCGCTGGCTTCGAGCCTGGAGGATCAGGAAGCGTTCCAGCAGCTTTCGCTCGACATGTTGCGCCACTTGCAGCTCGACATGCCCGAGGAAGCCGACCCCGACGGCGAAACGGGCGAGGACGAGGACGGCGAGGAAGACACGTCCGAAGAGGACACCGACGCGCCCGACGAAGGCGATGCCCAGCCGTCGCCCGACATGGCGCAGGACGCGCGCGGCGAGGAGCAGGAAGGCGAGGCCGAGGGCGAGATGTCCGACGCCGAGAGCGAGGGCGAACCGGCCGAGGACGGGGAGGAGGGCATGATGCCCGTCCGCCCCAACCGCCCGTGGGACGAACCGCCCGGCGGGCTAGATTACCGCGTCTTCACCGACCGGTTCGACGAGACCGTCGAGGCCGGGGAATTGTGCGACAACGAGGAACTGGGCCGGTTGCGCGCCTATCTCGATTCGCAGCTCCAGGGGTTGCAGGGCGTGGTGACCAAGCTCGCGAACAGGCTCCAGCGCCGGTTGATGGCGCAGCAGAACCGCAGCTGGGATTTCGACCAGGAAGAAGGCCTGCTCGATGCCGCGCGGCTGGCGCGCGTCGTGATCAGCCCCGGCCAGTCCCTGAGCTACAAGGTCGAGCGCGAGCAAGAGTTCAAGGACACCGTCGTCACCCTGCTGATCGACAATTCCGGCTCGATGCGCGGACGCCCGATCTCGATCGCGGCGATCAGCGCCGATGTGCTGGCGCGCACGCTCGAGCGCTGCGGGGTGAAGACCGAAATCCTCGGCTTCACCACCCGCGCGTGGAAGGGCGGGCAGTCGCGCGAGGCATGGCTGGCGGACGGCAAGCCCGCGCATCCCGGCCGCCTCAACGACCTGCGGCACATCGTCTACAAGCAGGCCGACCAGCCGTGGCGCCACGCCAAGAAGAATCTCGGTCTGATGATGCGCGAAGGCATCCTGAAAGAGAACATCGACGGCGAGGCGCTGGTCTGGGCCCACCGCCGCCTGATCGGACGGCCCGAGGAACGCCGCATCCTGATGGTGATCTCCGACGGTGCCCCGGTCGACGACAGCACGCTGAGCGTGAACCACGCCGGCTATCTCGAGGCGCATCTGCGCGGCGTGATCGACTGGATCGAGAAGCAATCCCCGGTGCAACTGGTCGCCATCGGCATCGGCCACGACGTGACCCGGTACTACAAGCGCGCGGTAACGATCATGGACGTCGAACAGCTCGGCGGCACGATGATCGAGCAGTTGGCTGGGTTGTTCGAGGACGAGGGGTGA
- a CDS encoding DUF4197 domain-containing protein — protein sequence MEQSLSVPIGRRNFMRNTLVGGAGLGAMTVLSGCQSFGGFGLVDAIQRILYLSSERAFAQLLSDDGFWNSQVARLDLPDVIGSRGDVLSGILTSVVFKDRLQRAFNDLAYDGAERAAPLVTEAVRTIGIRNAADLINGGPNAATGFLRGQMGMSLIDAMIPALGDALRVTSDPLVGRALNALTGVDVAQIAQGFSREVDDAIWRQMGFEEAEIRRDPYATRDPLIIGVLGTR from the coding sequence ATGGAACAGAGCCTCAGCGTGCCGATCGGCCGCCGCAATTTCATGCGCAACACGCTGGTCGGGGGCGCGGGCCTCGGCGCGATGACAGTGCTGTCCGGCTGTCAGAGCTTCGGCGGTTTCGGCCTCGTCGATGCGATCCAGCGGATACTCTACCTGTCGAGCGAGCGCGCCTTTGCGCAGCTGCTCTCCGATGACGGGTTCTGGAACAGCCAGGTGGCCCGGCTCGATCTGCCCGATGTGATCGGCTCGCGCGGCGATGTGCTTTCGGGCATCCTTACCTCGGTCGTGTTCAAGGATCGCCTGCAGCGCGCGTTCAACGATCTTGCCTATGACGGGGCCGAGCGCGCCGCGCCGCTGGTCACCGAAGCGGTCCGCACGATCGGCATCCGCAATGCTGCCGATCTCATCAATGGCGGGCCGAACGCGGCGACCGGTTTCCTGCGCGGCCAAATGGGCATGAGCCTGATCGATGCAATGATCCCGGCGCTGGGCGATGCTTTGCGGGTAACGAGCGATCCGCTGGTCGGCCGGGCGCTCAACGCGCTGACGGGTGTCGATGTGGCGCAGATCGCACAAGGCTTCTCGCGCGAAGTCGACGATGCGATCTGGCGCCAGATGGGCTTCGAGGAAGCCGAGATCCGCCGCGATCCATATGCCACCCGCGATCCGTTGATCATCGGCGTGCTCGGCACGCGTTAA
- the fsa gene encoding fructose-6-phosphate aldolase, with protein sequence MKFFADTADTDAIRELAATGLLDGVTTNPSLIAKEGKDFIEVTKEICGLTDGPVSAEVVALDHETMMKEAEKLRKIADNVCIKVPLTVDGLKTCKALTDDGTMVNVTLCFSANQALLAAKAGATFVSPFVGRHDDNGSNGMELIRDIRTIYDNYAFETEILVASVRHATHVLESALIGADVMTAPPKVILGLFNHVLTDKGIEGFLKDWKATGQSIL encoded by the coding sequence ATGAAGTTCTTTGCCGACACCGCCGATACCGATGCCATTCGCGAACTCGCCGCGACGGGGCTGCTCGATGGCGTGACCACCAATCCCTCGCTGATTGCCAAGGAAGGCAAGGACTTCATCGAGGTGACGAAGGAAATCTGCGGGCTGACCGATGGCCCCGTCAGCGCCGAAGTCGTCGCGCTCGATCACGAGACGATGATGAAGGAAGCCGAAAAGCTTCGCAAAATTGCCGACAATGTCTGCATCAAGGTGCCGCTGACGGTCGATGGCCTCAAGACCTGCAAGGCGCTCACCGACGATGGCACGATGGTCAACGTCACGCTGTGCTTCTCGGCCAATCAGGCGCTGCTCGCGGCCAAGGCGGGCGCGACCTTCGTGTCGCCCTTCGTCGGCCGTCACGACGACAATGGCTCCAACGGCATGGAGCTGATCCGCGACATCCGCACGATCTACGACAATTACGCCTTCGAAACCGAAATCCTCGTCGCCAGCGTGCGCCACGCCACCCATGTGCTCGAAAGCGCGCTGATCGGGGCCGACGTGATGACCGCGCCGCCCAAGGTCATCCTTGGCCTGTTCAACCACGTGCTGACAGACAAGGGCATCGAGGGTTTCCTCAAGGACTGGAAGGCCACCGGCCAATCGATCCTGTAA